Proteins co-encoded in one Neofelis nebulosa isolate mNeoNeb1 chromosome 2, mNeoNeb1.pri, whole genome shotgun sequence genomic window:
- the KTI12 gene encoding protein KTI12 homolog produces the protein MPLVVFCGLPYSGKSRRAEELRGALAAEGRAVYVVDDALVLGTEDATVYGDSAREKALRGALRAAVERRLSRHDVVILDSLNYIKGFRYELYCLARAARTPLCLVHCVRPGGLSGGPRVADAVDHRGLNLSVSWRPRTEERGRPLAVGTPVLREPQAVDSVASGRTQAVVPKELKPEETGVPDLPAPVTSEFDTCEKRMVSTFYSPELMEALTLRFEAPDSRNRWDRPLFTLVGLEEPLPLAEIRAALFENQAPPPHQSTQSQPLASGSFLHQLDQVTSQVLAGLMEAQKRAVPGDLLKLPGTTEHLQFTRPLTMAELSRLRRQFISYTKMHPNNENLPQLANMFLQYLSQSLH, from the coding sequence ATGCCGCTCGTGGTGTTTTGCGGGCTGCCATACAGCGGCAAGAGCCGGCGGGCGGAGGAGCTCCGTGGGGCGTTAGCGGCCGAGGGCCGCGCGGTGTACGTAGTGGATGACGCGTTGGTGTTGGGTACGGAGGACGCGACGGTGTATGGCGATTCGGCCCGTGAGAAGGCGTTGCGCGGGGCCTTGCGAGCCGCAGTGGAGCGGCGCCTCAGTCGCCACGATGTAGTCATCCTCGACTCGCTTAACTACATCAAGGGCTTCCGCTACGAGCTCTACTGCCTGGCGCGGGCAGCGCGCACTCCGCTCTGTCTGGTACATTGCGTACGGCCGGGCGGTCTAAGCGGGGGACCTCGGGTGGCTGATGCGGTGGACCACCGAGGCCTGAACCTCAGTGTGAGTTGGAGGCCGCGCACTGAGGAAAGAGGGAGACCTCTGGCGGTGGGCACCCCTGTCCTCAGGGAACCACAAGCAGTGGACTCTGTAGCAAGTGGGAGAACCCAAGCAGTTGTACCTAAGGAACTGAAGCCGGAGGAAACCGGGGTGCCAGATCTTCCAGCTCCTGTGACTTCAGAATTTGATACATGTGAAAAGCGTATGGTCAGTACCTTTTATTCTCCTGAACTTATGGAGGCCCTAACGCTGCGCTTTGAGGCTCCCGACTCTCGGAACCGCTGGGACCGGCCCCTGTTCACCTTGGTGGGCTTAGAGGAGCCATTACCCCTGGCAGAGATACGGGCTGCCTTGTTTGAGAACCaggctcccccaccccatcaGTCTACACAGTCCCAGCCCCTTGCCTCCGGCAGCTTTCTGCACCAGTTGGATCAGGTCACCAGCCAGGTGTTGGCAGGACTGATGGAAGCTCAGAAGCGCGCGGTCCCTGGAGACTTGCTTAAGCTTCCTGGCACCACGGAGCACCTGCAGTTTACCCGGCCTTTGACCATGGCAGAACTGAGTCGCCTCCGTCGCCAGTTTATTTCCTACACCAAAATGCATCCCAACAATGAGAACCTGCCTCAGCTGGCCAACATGTTTCTGCAGTATCTGAGCCAGAGCCTGCACTAA